The stretch of DNA TGCCCCAGAACGGCCTCTTGCCCCCTCCTAGcccagccgcgccgccgtgcgaagGGTTCGGAGGCCACGGGTACTTGAGGTGCGTCGCCGGCTGAGCGGACAGCCCAGAGGAATGCCCGAACATGCTGAGGTGCTGAGCACCACCGCCGCCCATGTTGCCGGACATTAGTGGCGAGGCGGATGAGTGGTATTGGGAGCTAGAGTTGAGCTGTAGGTAGGGGCTGAGGTAGGAGGAGGACGCCGGCGGCGGGCCACCCGAGACAGCCGCGTCGGAGGTGGTGCTAGAGAGCAGCATGAAGGTGGCAGCACCGGCGCCCGCGGTGGCGGTTGACGCCATGGCTGTAGCGCCGACGGGCAGCGGGTGGTTGTGCGTGCCCTCGTACGTGGTGATCAGGATCGACATGTCCTCCTGACATCTCTGCACCTGCACCATCTCAAAGCAGTTAAGATCCATGCACGGTACACACGTGACGATCAGACAGGTAGACTAGAGTGCTGGTGCAACAATGGGGCAAATTTGGTCTCACCTGCTTCCGCACCGGGCAGGCCGGGGCGACGGTGCACCGGTAGTAAGCTCTGGGGCACGGGTTCCCCTTGGCGACCTTCTGGCCGTACTTCCGCCATTGGCACCCGTCGTTCATCTGCAAGCATCGAATTGTAACTTGTTAGTACTCCAACAAGAGTGTAACGTGGGGATCGAGAATGATGCGCCGTGTCTTACGGTGGGGCCTTGGCATCGGACGCGCACGGAAACCCTAGTCTTGCGGTTGGCCGCGTTGACGCCCTGCTGGCTCCCGATCCCGCCGCCTGCGGCGAGATCGCCGGACGCAGGCGGGGACATCCTGCTGCTCTCAAGCAGCGCGTAGCCCCTCACCTTGCCGACGTCGGTGACGATGTCCGGCGCACCGCCGTCGACGACGTCGCGCCTCGCTTCATCCTCGTACGATGACGTGCGCAAGCTGAGGGACAGCCCTAGACCCTCCCTGCCGTCGTCCGTGTCGTCGCTTCCCACGGACGGCCGCAGAGCCGCCTGCTCCTCCTTGCTCTTCGCCTCCGCCACCGCAGCCGCAGGCGCCGTGCCGCCGAGAGAGAGGAACACCTCGGTCTCCTGTGCAAGCACACAAATCAAATCACACTCGAATTCGATCACACGTATCTAGAATCCAGATGGTAATTATGGTGTGTCACGTGGAAGAATAATTAACGGCGCCATGCACGAGATGAGCCCCAGCTTAGCTACGCCTAGAACATACGTAGACTAATTGGATAATGGCCTAGCTTAGCTAGCTAATGTTGAAGCTTAATTAGCGCTCTTACTAATACTCTACTACTCCTATACTAGCTaggagtagttaattaggttattaCCTTAGGCTCCTGATCTGCCGGTTGCTTCTGGTAAGCGGCCAGCTTGGTCTGCAGCTCGTAGTAGTCGCGCACCGTCCGGTCCACTACTCGCCGGAGCATCTTgttctcctccttcatcttctccaTCTCCTCCTGCATCGTGCTCAACTGGAGATAGAAAGACCGATACATGTAAATTAATTAATCAGATAGAAGATATGTAAAAATTTGCTACTTGTTGCACCACATATAGTCATATGCATATACCTCGTCTTGCGCCATGGCGGTATGCTCatggtcgccgtcgccg from Triticum dicoccoides isolate Atlit2015 ecotype Zavitan chromosome 6A, WEW_v2.0, whole genome shotgun sequence encodes:
- the LOC119318045 gene encoding probable WRKY transcription factor 9 — translated: MSSSKRKRADIDLERRDDDVDDGSGDHHPGEAAPRVQKEGQIKEGEAPAKEVVEVVVDRGGDGSKEEIKYGTQQGGVIEEDKQSAAAAADNDAGDGIDDEEGDGGGTGAEDKHMVEAAPGDGDGDGDHEHTAMAQDELSTMQEEMEKMKEENKMLRRVVDRTVRDYYELQTKLAAYQKQPADQEPKETEVFLSLGGTAPAAAVAEAKSKEEQAALRPSVGSDDTDDGREGLGLSLSLRTSSYEDEARRDVVDGGAPDIVTDVGKVRGYALLESSRMSPPASGDLAAGGGIGSQQGVNAANRKTRVSVRVRCQGPTMNDGCQWRKYGQKVAKGNPCPRAYYRCTVAPACPVRKQVQRCQEDMSILITTYEGTHNHPLPVGATAMASTATAGAGAATFMLLSSTTSDAAVSGGPPPASSSYLSPYLQLNSSSQYHSSASPLMSGNMGGGGAQHLSMFGHSSGLSAQPATHLKYPWPPNPSHGGAAGLGGGKRPFWGTGGVDDVRPTALPDNAGTMASDPNQFSAAIATAISNVIGKDGQATRSKEGESSNKWGVVESLPPHE